A genomic segment from Idiomarina piscisalsi encodes:
- the flhF gene encoding flagellar biosynthesis protein FlhF translates to MKIKRFFAEDMRRGLQQVKETLGADAIILSNKKVNGGIELVAAVDPDARAPEAAPEMAAHSTATQQPAEQESEAPAQSLAELLQRQNAAPSSVSSQAAEQMTGQPETAAKHDAYHQMAHQAASAQQEPSQADVFPEQVNAPDSNDSEAIAELRSQVNGIRQLLEHQLSGLMKQEMDREEPVRAMLMQRLMTMGLSERIADQIACFIPESSSDEDAWEQTMHLLEGQLNTTNDDILTRGGAVALVGPTGVGKTTTIAKLAARYAQRHGSDKVALITTDTFRIGASEQLQTYGRIIGCPVKVAKDAKELADSLLSLRDKSLILIDTAGMGQRDKRLSEQLGQLIQNTRLRIRPYLVLSATSQSQVLNDAVKQFKTLPLSGCIFTKLDECLSLGESISVAIEYGLPVGYVTNGQQVPEDIKVADANYLVSEAERLMDKSICSSVSDVPKSYWNAAFSR, encoded by the coding sequence GTGAAAATTAAACGCTTTTTTGCAGAGGATATGCGTCGAGGCTTACAGCAGGTTAAAGAAACCTTAGGCGCTGATGCGATTATTCTATCCAATAAAAAGGTGAATGGTGGTATTGAATTAGTGGCGGCTGTTGACCCGGACGCACGAGCACCAGAAGCGGCTCCAGAGATGGCAGCGCACTCAACGGCAACACAGCAGCCTGCAGAGCAAGAATCGGAAGCGCCGGCTCAATCGTTGGCTGAATTGCTACAGCGTCAAAATGCCGCGCCTTCGTCAGTGTCTTCGCAAGCGGCAGAACAAATGACCGGTCAACCTGAAACGGCAGCAAAGCACGACGCTTATCACCAAATGGCGCATCAGGCAGCATCGGCTCAACAAGAGCCTTCACAAGCGGATGTCTTTCCTGAGCAAGTGAATGCGCCGGACAGCAATGACTCGGAAGCAATCGCAGAGCTGCGCTCACAAGTGAACGGTATTCGCCAGTTGTTAGAGCACCAGTTAAGCGGTCTCATGAAGCAAGAGATGGATCGCGAAGAGCCAGTGCGCGCTATGTTGATGCAACGCCTTATGACGATGGGGTTGAGTGAACGCATCGCGGATCAGATTGCTTGTTTTATTCCTGAAAGCAGCTCAGACGAGGATGCCTGGGAGCAAACCATGCATCTGTTAGAAGGTCAGTTGAATACCACCAATGACGATATTTTGACACGCGGCGGTGCAGTGGCACTCGTTGGTCCTACCGGCGTTGGTAAAACTACGACCATTGCTAAGCTGGCGGCCCGTTACGCTCAGCGCCATGGCTCTGACAAAGTCGCTTTAATTACCACCGACACCTTCCGAATTGGTGCCAGTGAACAATTACAGACTTACGGACGTATTATTGGCTGTCCGGTAAAAGTGGCAAAAGATGCAAAAGAGCTAGCGGACTCATTACTGTCGCTACGTGATAAGAGCCTGATTTTAATTGATACGGCAGGTATGGGGCAGCGCGACAAGCGCTTAAGCGAGCAACTTGGCCAATTAATACAAAATACCCGTCTGAGAATTCGACCTTACCTGGTATTGTCGGCAACCTCACAAAGCCAGGTGTTAAATGACGCCGTTAAACAATTCAAAACACTACCTTTGTCGGGTTGCATTTTTACCAAACTGGACGAATGCTTAAGTTTAGGAGAAAGTATCAGTGTGGCAATTGAGTACGGTCTGCCGGTTGGTTATGTCACCAACGGTCAGCAAGTACCGGAAGACATTAAAGTTGCTGATGCAAATTACCTGGTATCTGAAGCCGAGCGGTTAATGGACAAAAGCATTTGTTCCTCGGTATCA